The genomic stretch CAGTTGCCCTTGCCCATGAAGAAGGTTTTGACAGTATCATCGTAGCCTCGGACTGCTTGTCGGTTATTCAGCGGATCCAATCATCTCGTTGGGATCGCACTGGTATCGGTGTGGTGATCAAAGACATTAAGGAGATAGCCGCAAGTTTCACATCAGTGAAGTTTACTCATATGGGTCGCTTGCTAAATGAATCAGCACATCGTCTAGCTCGCAGAGCTGAACAATATGCAATATGGTTTTTCTATCTTTCGTGATGGAGGTCCGGATTGCATCCGTGATACTCTTTGTAATGATTTGATTTAATCAATAAAGTGCtgcattctcaaaaaaaaaaaaaaaaaaaacttcaggtGCAACCGTGCGCAACCAACAGCTAAAAAGAAGTAAATGAAAGGGAAAGAAACGGAGGACTATCGGACAGaactaatgggccagcccatataCCACGACCGGGGAAAGAGAGTAGAAAGATCGGGCCAGGCGTTGCGCCGCTAACGGACGCAAAAAGCGTCAAATAGGAAACGCCGCCCATTGCGGCCCCGACGCTTGGTCCCGCCTGAAGAGGCAGACGATGTGGGCCGTCCATTGGCTTCCGGTTTCCTCAGTTTCCGGTTTTTTTTGCTGGTTTTCCttagtttgcaaaaaaaaaattgctgaTTCTGCTGATAttttgttttttgctgttttcaaAATTTGTTCGGTTTTCAAACTGTGAAAATTTCAAATGTAAACAAAtaacaaatttgaacaattttcagatgtgaataattaaaaaaattgaatatttcacacttgaacattttttgaatttaaagacttctcaaattcgaATATTTTTTTCATATTTGAATATTTTTAGAATTTGAGCTTTTGGAAAtcttaatattttcaaattttaagtAGTTTTCAGATTTATCTATTTTTCGCTATTCGAATATTTTTCAAGAAAAAACCACCAGAAAACCGGAGTGGAACAGATATAAGCGCTACCAGCTAGCTAGGGATCGCTAAGGGCGCTGAACATGGGCTCCCCATCGCGACTCTCTCATCACTCTAGTCTTGGGACTTCGGGCCCTCTTGTTGTTCAGGCCCTTAGGTCGGGGCAGAATAAGCTACACCCTCTACTAAGGGCATCTTCAATGGAGGATGCATATCAAACGCCAATACATAATCAAACTGTATCGTGTAGAATCGGACTGCACGTGCTGAAAAAAGATTTGACGATGGGTGAGATTACTAAATGGTTTAGATTCGTTTTTCCATAAAATATTTTTCAAGGCACCAGGTTAATTTACATGTGCTTAAAAAATATAAACCGACAATATAAATCTGAATGTATcagattaaaaaataaaaagtttTACGTACAATATTATACATGTACAAAAGTAAATTCATAGCACGTAACCTAGATGGATGCACACGTTCTTTAGGAATAAGAGTACATGACATACCCGACAGATCGGTTTCTTGCCAAATTTTGATTCCTAAAGCAATTGAGCCGGTTCCCCGGTCATGTACGAGAATGTACCTACCCGGTTACATGTAGTTAAAAAACCTCATGTAATCAAAAATATATTTACCCGCgtggaagcttgctatccatgtgccagaaccatgagttggttacgagatcttatgggtttcacctctagcctaccccaacttgtttgggaataaagggTTTGGTGTTGTTGTATCTAAGAGTTGGAGACTTCTTGCCACCGTACCCAAATGATCTTAACAAATTAATTTCTGTAGGTGAGTCTCGAATTCGGACCAAAATATTCTAATTTGCCAATGGGGAATTCTCTCTTGGGGAtgtttctaaattttctaaaaaTGTAACCATGGATATATATATTGGCTATCAATatagatatatatttatatataattTAATCTTAGGTTCTTTCCTACTTCTATTTGTGCTTATTACTTTTAGTTTAAGATAATTATTCGTATACAAAACAATTCACCAATTGGGACTTGGAGTACTTGTTCATATTTAGATTATACTACCATATTTTAGAAGAGTGACATGTATTTAAAATAGGTATAGAAAATGAGACGACGAAAATTCCACATGGAGCAATAAAATTTCTCATTAATGATTTATCGTACCTATCAAAAAGGGATAAGTTATTTTCAATTAATTACATCATTAACAAATTACTTTACTATTCTATTTAGAAAATAATTACACGTTAAAAATGATACATATAATAGATTTATTTTTCACCCAAATGCTACAGTGATGCCcttgcatttgcgagggccaccttgctagtttattAAATGGAAGAAAATGCATgagaaaataaaggaaaaaaggcTCGCGGTGAGGTTGGGGGCTACCCAGTTATCTTATACAAACGAAAGATCAAATTTAGGAGCAAGCCATAGCTGAAAAACACCGTCCGTGAGATGGATCGAGAGGGACATTTTGAGCTGCTTGATGTTGGCCTGACCAGGTGCAGCTAGCTGGACGCTGCCGCGTCCCAGCCGTATCTGGATTATGGAGTTTTCCCCGCACGTGTAAGTGGAAAGACGATCTTCGGTAGCCGATGATGgaatctacaaacatgcaaatttTTAGTACTTTAGgctatacaaaaatgacaaatgtgtggATTTGACAACCTCAACCGGGGGAAGGATCTCCGTGAGACCCGAGGTCCTATTGCCTATGAACTAGGTTCACCTTAATCGTGTCGAGTGGGCCACCAAGGTCAGGCCGCGCGTCGTCGAAGATTGCGGCGTTGCGCCGCTTCCATAGCCAGGAAGCTATGGGCATGATCACCGAAGAGATGCCCTTGCGGGCAGCCGTTAGGATCGCCAGGGCGGCTCCTTTCACCAGTCTGAAATCTTAACCCAACCACAAGGATATGCGCGGTAGGAGGAGTTTCTTTATTGCACGTCTAAAGCTCCAAATAGGAGCTCGAGCTCGCCAGTCACCATCTCCCTCAAGATCAATGTGTTATCCTTTTAGCGTCTTTTGCATTTTTGAGaatttgctctctctctctctctctttataTATATAATCTTTTTTAGGGATCTttatatatataatcaatctgTTTTTTTTAGCTCAATGTAATCAATCTGTTGGGTCAAGTTCGACTTGGCCCATCAAAGCCGGGTGCTTGCTTGTGCTTCAACCTGGGACACGGTTGTGTATACGCGGCTCCGCAGTCGGACTGGCCCATTAGTGAGGTGCTACGCGGTACGGATCAAACTCAGCTCAATTCATATCAGTGACAACCATGACCCTGGCCACAATCCCTCGGAAAAATCAAAAAGTTGTTCCAGCTTACTCACATGCTCAAAGTATAATTCCATGTTCTCTCGGCGTGTTCTACCATTAGTTTAGAGCTTATATAGCAAACAAACCATGTGGAAACAGTGGGCAGTTGTTCCCATAATTCTGATTGATCCAGGTGCACTTTAGCACATTCTTAGATGGCAATACACCTCAGCAGATTGGATTATCATATGGTTGGTAGTTGGTAAAGGAAAGTCGAACTATTTAAATGCGAAATATTTTTTGCAGAACAATTTAGAGAAATGGAGATGAGCCTGAGGGACCTATATTATGATTAGAATGAATTTCGTTCCATCTTGCAGCGACGCTGCGACGGATAATTTATATGATAGTTTACACAAGTAACTCCTAGAAAAAAAATTCTATAGATGAGACCATACATTAATTCATACATTCTCATACAGGCCACGAGAGAATGAACAACAAATTTTACACAAAATGAATCTGGTAAACGTGGAAGGTTGTACAAGAGCATCGAAGACCAGTTCTATTTACGGGTTGAGATTGTCCAGTGCCTCCAAGAGAATAGGTCTGAACCTCTTGCAATCCAGCTTCACATTCTGCTTGTCCATGAATGTATGTCTGATGAACTCAAATCCACGCTTGTGGAACGAGATAGGGTTCTTGAAGATCTCATGGTCCCTCGGGTATTGATCGGTGAGGCTGCTCTCGTCGACACCGATAGCATACTGCTTGTACCTTAGACCCATCATCTCAGCTGGGTCACCAAAATCAATGCGGGATATCCAGTCCAGGCCGCCCCATGGCACAATCTGAATGAGTGTGGCATTCTGTGGCAAGAACACGCAGTTCGTGAGCCCAGCCCCATGGACACCCATCATCACGTCAACTGAGTTAACCAGCTTCGCGAACCCAGAGATGTCGGAGCTCACATTGGCCTCATCAATCACCACCTCAAAGCCGAGCCCCTCGGCCATCGCAATGATCTCATCAAGGTTGAGGAACATTCTTGTGCGGTGCCTCTTGATGATGAGCAACCTTGGCTTGACCTTAGGGTTCTCTCCGAGCATGACAGCGGTGTCCTTGCCCAACGAGTAAGCCCCACGCATGAACCTGTTGAAATCAACCATTGTGACACCATGCGGTGATTTTGTTGCATCGATGGTGAACTCCATGTACGAGTGCAGGCCGACGATGGCATGCTTGAAGCAGTGCACCTGGTCATCCTTGCTAAAGTCAATAATAGGGTACTTGGACAACTTCTCGAGCACCGTGTGGTACTTGATCGTCCACCAGAGTGCCATGTCCGTTATGAGGAATTGGACCTCGCCATTGAACTCGCTGGCGGTGGTGAAGAGCGGCACCATCACGTCGGTGAAGTCATGGAACAGGTTGCCCGTGTACCCGGTCAGTGAAAAGATCACAGCAGGCACTTCATGGTACTTGGTGCACTCGGCCGCCACTTTGCTTGATTTCACCGTCAGCTCGGTGATGTGGCTGAGGCAGAACTCGTCACCTTTCCGAGGGTAAGGCTTAATCTTCCACACCTCGTCTCTCTGTGAACCCTCAGGCTCCATGTACAAGACTGAAGTTGCCTTCGGGTGAATTCGAACATCACCGCGCATCTCACAAACATTTGCTCGGAAATTTGAGAAATCACACAAGGGTTTACTTCCCTGCTGCTGGGTATTACTTGCACCTGAGAAAATGGAAGATTCTTACATTATATGAGGAACGTGGTATGTTCATTAAAAAAGGGCAACATGCAAAACAGCTGGATCAGATCCAGTGGATACAGAAAGCAATGATAAGGCATCAATAATAAGAGCTGTGACACGTGATGCGAAGTAATCAATGCAAGCTACTGTGGGTGTCACTGAAAACAGCATTGGATTGATAATATACAATTGTGTCTGGAGGTCTGGATCCTGTGGATTGAAAATGGATGCTTGTAAAGTGCTCCATACGAAGATGCTTTCAAAATTCCTGGTTACTCAGTTCAAAGGCCACTACACTGTTCTAGCTTTGTGCCCATATAATGCTCCAGTTCAAATACCATGTTTCTACCGCTACATACCATGCATGTCTAGTGTCGAACTGGTGCTTCAAGATTCGTAATGTGTATATCATCAAGTTTAGTCGTGTTTCGTAAAAATTGGACTGACCTGTATGGTGTGCACGATAGGTAGCGTGCACGGTAGAAAGACTTTGTTTGAAGGTACACAGTGGGAGAGCATCCCGCTGCAATTTTAGAGACATTTCACTCTCCAGTTctacttcttttttttttgacgggTCAACGGTGGGGGCAAAGCCCCACCTGAAACTTTATTATTAATCCAAAACATAGGCGGAAGACCGCAAACAAGAGCGAGGATTACAAGGCGACACTTAAAGCCTCACCACACCGGGAGAAAAAACGCACACACGAGGCTAAACGAGCGGGTTTAGAGCCTCACAGACATTCGCACACCACACTTCCATGAGAGGACTAGACAGTTTCTTCGGGAGGCGATGGAGCCAGAGCTCACAGTGAGTGTTGATCATGCACGAAAGCTGGTGGGGAGGAGTCAAAGCATCGTCGAAGACCTTGCGGTTCCTGCTTTTCCAGACAatccagaggatgaggaggataacAGTGTGGTGCGTTGTGGCGGGTAGATGCGTAGCTTGAGCCCCGATGGCCTCACAGAtgccgtcgaggtcgtcggcgacaGCTGCAACCGGCACACCCAGAGCTGCACGAAGCGGGCCGAGACGGGGGCAGGTAAACAACATGTGTTGTAGGTCCTCATGGGCCGAGCAGAATGGACAAGCAGCATTGGGAAGGCAGCCCAGGCGATGTAGGAATGCACGCGTTCTAGTGTTGCCGTGCCGAGCAATCCAGAAGAAAATCCTCACCTTAGTTGGTGCGAAATTGTCCCAGTTAATGTCATTCAACGGGAGTGACACCCCAGAAATTTTCAGAAGTTTGTAGGCGTCAGAGGATCGGAAAGGCCCGCCACCTGGGAGAGTGCGCATGTCCGGGCCATCGGCGAGAGGGAGCTCGCCTAGGACTGCAGTAATAACCGCAAGTTCGGCAGTCGCCACGGCGGTCAAACGTGGTTGGAGCGGCAGGGACAACCCGGCGGGGCGGAGAACATTTGCGATGGTCACCTCGGGCTGGGTGCAGTGTGAGAACAGCGCAGGGAGGCGAGCAAACAAAGGCCCAGCCTTATGCCAGTTATCCAACCAGAACGAGACCGTGGCACCCGACCCCGCAGCGACGACCGTGAGATGACAGTATAGGGTGAACACCTTCTTGAACATGCGCCAAATGGGGGTGTCAAGCGCGGATGGAGCATGGGCGATGCCAAAGTCTCCATACCAGCGACGCACCCACCGCGTCCAAGGCGTGACCTCGCCAGACAAAAGCTTGTGCACAAACTTCATCAACAAGCACAGGTTTTGACAATGCAGGTCTCGAACACCGAGTCCGCCTTCAGATCGAGGCCTGCAAACCTCACGCCAGGCGACTTGGCAGTCACCACCAGAGCATTTAGACTGTCCCTTCCAGAGCATCCCGCGACGAGGTCTGTCCGCGCGCTCCACAGTAGTGCCATGCAGGAGAATCACGGACATGGCATGAGATGGAAGCGCGGAGAGCACGGCATCAGTCAGGACGAGGCGGCCGCCAGAGTGTAGTAGCGAGCCCTTCCAGCCAGGAGCGCGCTTCTCGAGCTTGATGACAAGGTGATCAAGGTCACAGACACGCAGCTTCGTGGCAGTTAGGGGTAGGCCCAAGTATTTTTGCGGGAAACTGGCCAGCGGGCAACCGAAGATGGAAGCCAACGATCGCGCATCCCCCTCTAGCACATGGATAGGGACGAAAGCTGACTTGGTGAAGTTTATAGTAAGCCCTGTGGCCCTGGAGAACGACTCCAGGATGCAGCGCGCGCGCCGGAGCTGAGATGCATCAGCGCGGAGGAGCAAGAGCGTGTCATCCGCATACTGGATCACCGGGCAAGGCATGTCGTCCACGAGCGGATGCCGCAGTCGCAAGTCTGAGACGTCGCCCACGATGAGCTCTTGCAAGACGTCCGCGACAATGTCAAACAGGTACGGCGACAAGGGGTCTCCCTGACGGAGCCCCCGCTTGCAGTCAATCCATCGGCCAGGGACGCCATTGAGGAGAACCGCCGCCCGCCCAGTCTGAAGTATAACACGAACTTGCGCACAGAAGGCCGAACTGAACCCACGGGCTGACAGAATCTGATCGAGTGCCCCCCAATCAACCGAGTCAAAAGCTTTGCGAAAATCCAGCTTCAGTACGATCGTGGGCTTTTTCCTTTTGTGACAGCACTGGATCAACTCAGCAGCGTAAGCAAAGTTGTCTGTAATGTTCCGCCCTTTAATGA from Lolium rigidum isolate FL_2022 chromosome 4, APGP_CSIRO_Lrig_0.1, whole genome shotgun sequence encodes the following:
- the LOC124706522 gene encoding alpha-1,3-arabinosyltransferase XAT3-like isoform X2, which codes for MMKERPSSKLVRGARQESRRFRLLVIVVGFFLVSLTFVVVSKPEAILFGLSGKLPTDEAPASILIQQPVDKQAPVVASKKIPTGALGGDPKVVDDEADVKPKEIRDGKEEENNVLSEPDPASGMTDPTHNRDGSGHKSDSEMLGGEKKEAEKHRVTLPTVSNYTIHDNEDPSNAKQEGASNTQQQGSKPLCDFSNFRANVCEMRGDVRIHPKATSVLYMEPEGSQRDEVWKIKPYPRKGDEFCLSHITELTVKSSKVAAECTKYHEVPAVIFSLTGYTGNLFHDFTDVMVPLFTTASEFNGEVQFLITDMALWWTIKYHTVLEKLSKYPIIDFSKDDQVHCFKHAIVGLHSYMEFTIDATKSPHGVTMVDFNRFMRGAYSLGKDTAVMLGENPKVKPRLLIIKRHRTRMFLNLDEIIAMAEGLGFEVVIDEANVSSDISGFAKLVNSVDVMMGVHGAGLTNCVFLPQNATLIQIVPWGGLDWISRIDFGDPAEMMGLRYKQYAIGVDESSLTDQYPRDHEIFKNPISFHKRGFEFIRHTFMDKQNVKLDCKRFRPILLEALDNLNP
- the LOC124706522 gene encoding alpha-1,3-arabinosyltransferase XAT3-like isoform X1, which codes for MMKERPSSKLVRGARQESRRFRLLVIVVGFFLVSLTFVVVSKPEAILFGLSGKLPTDEAPASILIQQPVDKQAPVVASKKIPTGALGGDPKVVDDEADVKPKAEIRDGKEEENNVLSEPDPASGMTDPTHNRDGSGHKSDSEMLGGEKKEAEKHRVTLPTVSNYTIHDNEDPSNAKQEGASNTQQQGSKPLCDFSNFRANVCEMRGDVRIHPKATSVLYMEPEGSQRDEVWKIKPYPRKGDEFCLSHITELTVKSSKVAAECTKYHEVPAVIFSLTGYTGNLFHDFTDVMVPLFTTASEFNGEVQFLITDMALWWTIKYHTVLEKLSKYPIIDFSKDDQVHCFKHAIVGLHSYMEFTIDATKSPHGVTMVDFNRFMRGAYSLGKDTAVMLGENPKVKPRLLIIKRHRTRMFLNLDEIIAMAEGLGFEVVIDEANVSSDISGFAKLVNSVDVMMGVHGAGLTNCVFLPQNATLIQIVPWGGLDWISRIDFGDPAEMMGLRYKQYAIGVDESSLTDQYPRDHEIFKNPISFHKRGFEFIRHTFMDKQNVKLDCKRFRPILLEALDNLNP